Within Pseudomonas paeninsulae, the genomic segment GCGCCACCCCAGGTGCAGGACAACTCGATGCCAGTGACCAGCTGCATATCCAGCGCCTGGGCGGCGGCACGCGCCTCCTCTAGGCCTTCCAAGGTGTCATGGTCGGTCAGCGCAAGCAGCCGCACACCGCGCTCGTATGCCCGTGCGACCACCACAGCAGGCGCAAGCGCACCGTCTGAAGCGGTGCTATGGCAATGCAAATCAACATCCATAAGGAACGCTTTCTCAGTAATTTATGTTTGTTATTATGCCGACACCGGCGAACTCTTGCTGACATCACTAATAGATGGTTGAAATAAACTGGCAATTTAAGGCTAGCCCACAGGGCGCGCGAAGCGCATCAACGGCGCAATTTACCGGCGGTAAATGAGCATTCTGATGACCGCCTAGCCGTCGCTCACTAGCTTGTTCAGCGGCCTGCCAACCGGGTAACTTTTCATCCACTTGCCAAACAATTGCTCGACTTTGCCAGTCCATACTGCTTTTCTGCGCTAATACCAACTAGCGCCCCAACCATTAAGGATTGAGATGCTCTACGCCATTATCGCCACCGATGTCGAAAACTCCCTGGAAAACCGTTTGGCTGCTCGCCCCGCGCACGTCGCGCGGCTGGAGCAGTTGAAGAGCGAAGGTCGTCTAGTGCTCGCCGGCCCGCACCCTGCGATCGACAGCAACGACCCGGGTTCGGCAGGCTTTTCCGGCAGTCTGATCGTTGCCGAGTTCGACTCGCTCAATGCTGCCCAAAGCTGGGCCGATGCCGACCCTTACCGCGCTGCTGGTGTTTACGCCTCGGTGCTGGTCAAACCGTTCAAACTGGTTCTGCCTTAATCCGCACACCTGCCGTTCGCTGCTCGCCCACAACAATCCACTAGGACATAGGAGTTCCGATGCGCCCAGGCCCGTGGTCTTTTCTGTTTGCGCTGTTGCTGCTGCCTCTTGGCCTGCATGCCGAGCAAACCCCGCCTGCACCCTCCGCAGCGGCGACGGCAGAGCAAGCGCAGATAGACGCCCTGCAGCAGCGCCTGGCCACCAGCGAGCAACAACGCGAAGCGTTGGGCGCAGAACTGCAAGCCAGCGGGGGCGAACGCGAAAGCGCGCTATCGCAGCGTTTACACCAGGAAAACCAACACCTCAAGCTGCAACTAAAGAAAAACCAGGCCGTAGCACCTGAGCCATTACTCGGCGATCAGCAACAATGGTTTGTCGTCGGCGCTGGCGCAGCACTACTGGGCGTCATCCTCGGCGCACTGCTGCGTGGCAACCGCCGCTCGCGGCGTGAGTGGATAAACTGAAATCAGTATGAGCGCACTTCTCCTGATCGACGACGACATCGAACTGTGCGAGCTGTTGGCCACCTGGCTGAGCCAGGAAGGCTTCCAGGTCAGCGCCTGCCATGATGGCCACAGCGCACGCCTCGCCTTGGCCAACCAGACA encodes:
- a CDS encoding YciI family protein, whose protein sequence is MLYAIIATDVENSLENRLAARPAHVARLEQLKSEGRLVLAGPHPAIDSNDPGSAGFSGSLIVAEFDSLNAAQSWADADPYRAAGVYASVLVKPFKLVLP
- a CDS encoding translation initiation factor 2, with amino-acid sequence MRPGPWSFLFALLLLPLGLHAEQTPPAPSAAATAEQAQIDALQQRLATSEQQREALGAELQASGGERESALSQRLHQENQHLKLQLKKNQAVAPEPLLGDQQQWFVVGAGAALLGVILGALLRGNRRSRREWIN